A single genomic interval of Dromiciops gliroides isolate mDroGli1 chromosome 1, mDroGli1.pri, whole genome shotgun sequence harbors:
- the LOC122745331 gene encoding vomeronasal type-1 receptor 4-like yields the protein MCSGIIALFQIGVGVPTNFFLLFFYLFNFFIGHRTKPIHVIYTQMNFINIMMFLSKGGSDVLTHLGMGNFMNDTGCKLVFYLHRLSLALSICFTCYLCTFQAIIISSSVSRLGNLKAWILDHIIHSCLFFWIFNLVIEIPVLFSMTGLRYMKNITYELNFGYCSLKNHNDIYLFMITVRNVFCVVLIVCVSCYIVYLLYRHQEKVQTICSSSILARVSPEIRATKTVLLLVSAFVFCYSLTSICTICIYYFYQERFWLLSICTTLSLCFPTVSPFILLSSGSRISLGLWAGKNSNRPATQLPK from the coding sequence ATGTGCTCTGGGATTATAGCCCTCTTCCAGATTGGAGTTGGGGTTCCaacaaatttctttcttcttttcttttatcttttcaatttctttattggCCATAGAACGAAACCTATACATGTGATTTACACCCAGATGAACTTTATCAACATTATGATGTTCCTTAGCAAAGGAGGATCAGATGTACTGACACATTTGGGGATGGGGAATTTTATGAATGATACTGGGTGTAAACTTGTCTTTTATCTTCACAGACTTTCCCTAGCACTTTCAATTTGCTTCACTTGCTACCTTTGTACCTTTCAGGCCATCATTATCAGTTCTAGTGTCTCCAGGCTGGGAAACCTCAAAGCTTGGATCCTAGACCATATCATTCACTCTTGTCTTTTCTTCTGGATCTTCAACCTAGTTATAGAAATACCTGTACTTTTTTCTATGACAGGTCTAAGATACATGAAGAATATTACTTATGAGTTGAATTTTGGATATTGTTCTCTTAAAAATCATAATGATATTTACTTGTTTATGATTACTGTTAGAAATGTATTTTGTGTGGTTCTTATAGTCTGTGTCAGTTGCTACATTGTGTATCTACTATACAGACATCAGGAGAAAGTACAGACTATTTGTAGCAGCAGCATCTTAGCCAGGGTTTCCCCTGAGATCAGAGCCACCAAAACTGTCTTGTTGCTGGTGAGTGCCTTTGTCTTCTGTTACTCACTCACTTCTATCTGTAcaatttgtatatattatttttatcaagAGCGTTTCTGGCTGTTGTCTATATGCACCACTCTGTCTCTATGTTTCCCAACTGTTAGCCCCTTTATATTGCTCTCCTCTGGGTCCAGGATATCCCTTGGTTTATGGGCTGGGAAAAACTCAAATCGACctgccactcagctgccaaagtga